From the Saccharomonospora marina XMU15 genome, the window GTCCCAGGTGAAGTCGGTGTCCTGGGTCTCGGGTCCGGCCACGCTGATGAAGTAGCGCAGCGTGTCAGGACCGAACTCGCGCAGGAAGTCGTTCACGTAGATGACCGTGCCGCGCGAGGTGGAGAACTTCGACCCGCTCATGGTGAGGAACTCGCTGGAGACGATCTCGTCCGGCAGCCGCAGCGAGCCGTACGGCCCCGGCTCGCCACCGTGGTCGCCCTCCCCGTTGTGGCCGAGCAGCAACGCGGGCCAGATCTGGGCGTGGAAGGTGATGTTGTCCTTGCCCATGAAGTAGTACCCGCGGGCGTCCGGGTTGTTCCACCACTGCTGCCACGCCGTCGGGTCACCGCTGCGGCGGGCCCACTCCACGCTCGCCGAGAAGTAGCCGATCACGGCGTCGAACCACACGTAGAACCGCTTGAGCGGCTGGTCGCGCCAGCCGTCCAGCGGGATCTTCACCCCCCAGTCGAGGTCACGGGTGATCGGTCGCGGTCGCATGTCGTCCACCAGATTCCTGGTGAAGTTGAGGACGTTGGGCCGCCAGTCCGTCTTGGTGGAAAGCCACTTGCCGAGCGTCTCGGTGAAAGCGGGCAGATCGAGAAAGAGGTGCTCGGTCTCGACGAACTTCGGCTTCTCACCGTTGATCCGCGACCGCGGATTGATCAGTTCGGCGGCGTCGAGCTGGTTGCCGCAGTTGTCGCACTGGTCACCCCGGGCGCCGTCGTACCCGCAGATCGGGCAGGTGCCCTCGATGTAGCGGTCGGGCAGGGTGCGGCCGGTGGACGGGCTGACCGCGCCCGTGGTGGTCTTGGGCACGACGTAGCCGTTGCGGTACATCGCGAGGAAGATCTGCTGGGTGACCTCGGCATGGTTGCCGGTACTGGTCCTGGTGAACAGGTCGTAGGTGAGACCGAGCCCGCGCAGATCCTCGCCGATCTGCCGGGTGTACTTGTCGGCCGTCTGCTGCGGGGAAAGGCCCTCCTTGTCGGCCTGAACCAGGATCGGCGTGCCGTGTTCGTCGGTGCCGGAGACCATGAGCACCCGGTTGCCGGCCATTCGCTGGTAGCGCGAGAAGACGTCGGAGGGGACGCCGAAGCCGGACACGTGGCCGATGTGGCGGGGACCGTTGGCATAGGGCCAGGCCACCGCGGTCAACACAGGGGTGCTCATACCCGTTTAGCCTACGGATGGTGTCGGCTGCTCAACGCGCCAGGGAGCGGAAGGAGTTCCGGTGTCTGCCACTCGCTTGCTCGTGTTGGGTGTCGTCCACATCTGCGGGGTCGCACACGGCTATCAGGTGCGGCGGGAACTGGAATCCTGGAACGCCGACAAGTGGGCGAACGTGCAGCCGGGATCGATCTACCACGCGCTGAAGCGAATGGCCGCCGAAGGGCTGCTCGAACAGGTCGAGTCCGAGGGCGCGCGCGGCCCTGACCGGATCGGGTACCGGATCACCGAGGACGGCAAGCGGTACTTCGACGAGCTGCTGCAGGCGATGCTCGGCGAGGTGCGCGACGACTACTCCGGTGTGGGCCTCGCCGCGGCTGTCGCGTTCTTCCCGATGCTGAGCCGCGACCGGGCGATCAGCCTGCTGAAGTTCCGCGTCACCCAGCTGAAGGGCCAGCAGGCGAACCTTGAGGTGATGTTGCGGCACGGCACCGAGTGGGGCCAGCCCGAGCACGTCGGCGAGC encodes:
- a CDS encoding PadR family transcriptional regulator: MSATRLLVLGVVHICGVAHGYQVRRELESWNADKWANVQPGSIYHALKRMAAEGLLEQVESEGARGPDRIGYRITEDGKRYFDELLQAMLGEVRDDYSGVGLAAAVAFFPMLSRDRAISLLKFRVTQLKGQQANLEVMLRHGTEWGQPEHVGELYRMWLAQTNASLTWAAELIDRLRAGEYVMADDSESSFGTATTTTL
- the metG gene encoding methionine--tRNA ligase; its protein translation is MSTPVLTAVAWPYANGPRHIGHVSGFGVPSDVFSRYQRMAGNRVLMVSGTDEHGTPILVQADKEGLSPQQTADKYTRQIGEDLRGLGLTYDLFTRTSTGNHAEVTQQIFLAMYRNGYVVPKTTTGAVSPSTGRTLPDRYIEGTCPICGYDGARGDQCDNCGNQLDAAELINPRSRINGEKPKFVETEHLFLDLPAFTETLGKWLSTKTDWRPNVLNFTRNLVDDMRPRPITRDLDWGVKIPLDGWRDQPLKRFYVWFDAVIGYFSASVEWARRSGDPTAWQQWWNNPDARGYYFMGKDNITFHAQIWPALLLGHNGEGDHGGEPGPYGSLRLPDEIVSSEFLTMSGSKFSTSRGTVIYVNDFLREFGPDTLRYFISVAGPETQDTDFTWDEFVRRVNFELANEWGNLVNRSISMAHKNNGGVPVPRALTRQDEELKAQARAAFDTVGENLRRSRFKQAASEAMRVVSAANKYLSDQQPWKLKDDPQRRDTVLHTALQVVSDANTLLTPFLPHSAQQVHEALGGSGVWAAQPRLEEVEDLDIPGRTNPILTGDYAAEQARWESVPIEVGRPLAKPTPLFAKLDPKLGETGPDWAPIEHT